From the genome of Desulfovibrio psychrotolerans, one region includes:
- a CDS encoding Rho termination factor N-terminal domain-containing protein codes for MNPISPTEHSTTENAQLPADAATLTAMTVKELRELATSRFPQIRGVSGLNKGPLIAAIQDAMAQSPQQAAAPEKTPPPSATAPATRKSKATQTTQATQAEKTPIRLPAFPAEECPATTPAGKAKAQRNFLRDYMRTVDDNATRAAVRRQMKRLKKGTRRKPAAE; via the coding sequence TCCCGGCAGACGCGGCAACACTCACCGCAATGACAGTCAAGGAACTGCGCGAACTGGCAACCTCCCGCTTTCCCCAGATTCGCGGCGTTTCCGGCCTGAACAAGGGCCCGCTCATCGCCGCCATTCAGGATGCCATGGCACAGTCCCCGCAGCAGGCAGCCGCACCGGAGAAGACCCCCCCCCCTTCCGCAACTGCGCCCGCCACCAGAAAAAGCAAAGCCACACAAACCACGCAGGCCACCCAAGCGGAAAAGACCCCGATACGCCTGCCCGCTTTTCCCGCGGAGGAATGTCCCGCAACCACCCCGGCAGGCAAGGCCAAGGCACAAAGGAACTTTCTGCGCGACTATATGCGCACGGTAGACGACAACGCCACCCGCGCCGCAGTGCGCAGGCAGATGAAACGCCTGAAAAAAGGCACCCGCCGCAAGCCTGCTGCGGAATAG